One Paenibacillus sp. FSL W8-0186 genomic window carries:
- a CDS encoding PolC-type DNA polymerase III, whose amino-acid sequence MTAVGEKRQRLELLMQQAEMPAGLTDPYFLDGWIEQVEVSRSNREWKIAIGKESLVPAQAYRTFCLRVKERLEHIAQISFEFRYGKDVSAADIVSEYWKLFIEWVQREVPSANGWMARAICETEGDLVTITFSDAMALELAKKKNIDRYIVSFYETYFILKLRVKLQTGENSAEAFEEFQQRIVEEEREVIQQMMESMAMEAPPEEDEGEVVKLQIGYDIKEQPVPLQEIQDEEKKITIQGVIFGLDRKELRNGNTLFIFNLTDYTDSLQMKLFAKNKEDLKIMNQLANGKWIRARGRVEMDRFMPVPELVMIPSDVNEVTAPPSRKDNAPEKRVEFHLHSTMSTMDAVTPIGEYIKTAAKWGHKAIAVTDHGGIQSYPEAVKAASKHGIKMIYGLEANVVNDNVAVVLHPRPDDLKSATYIVFDIETTGLSVTQNKIIEIAAVKMVEGKEVDRYATFVNPHVRIPYNIQQLTNINDDMVRDAPDVEPVLKKFVEFVGDAILVAHNARFDIDFVNAKLKELGLPPLNNPVLDTLELARMLFPTMKNHRLNTLAAKYKVSLENHHRAIDDTLALGEILNGLLDDAVKIEGYKTLDQLNAKVGKDLSNARPFHCCIYALNMTGKKNLYKLVSMSHTEYFKRVACIPKSKLAEMREGLLILSGCEKGEFFETVLNKSVEEAEQVAEFYDVLEIQPLTMYMHLVEKGLVGSVQELETALRKICEIGFKLGKPVVATGNVHYLDPRDKIYRDITIHGITGFSPLKDIRKPDAHFRTTEEMLEEFQFLGEEKAYEVVVKNTSELADTFEDLELFPDKLFTPILEGADEEIRNTCYETARSIYGEDLPEVVVQRLEKELEPIIKYGFSANYLISERLVKKSNRDGYLVGSRGSVGSSVVATFLGISEVNPLPAHYICLNPECKYSEWFLDGSVPSGFDLPDKPCPKCGEKLKGEGQDIPFETFLGFKGDKVPDIDLNFSGEYQPHAHNYTKELFGEKSVFRAGTIGTVAEKTAFGFAKKYEEEHHKQWRGAELNRLAAGCTGVKRSTGQHPGGIVVVPDYIEVEDITPVQFPADDVNAEWKTTHFDYHAFDANLLKLDILGHDDPTMMRMLQDLTGVDPTTIPMNDPKVMSMFNSTEALGVTPEQIRTPVATYGVPEMGTKFVRQMLIESQPSSFADLLQISGLSHGTGVWLGNAQELIKNGTCNIKTVIGCRDDIMLYLIYKAGMDAGLAFKITESVRKGKGLTQEWIDEMKRCKVPQWYIDSCLKIQYMFPKAHAAAYVISAVRTAYFKLYHPIEYYATYFSVRGEDFDIELFCQGYEAIYRKIEEIEQKGFQALPKERNMLPILEMALEMTARGFRFKSIDLYRSDATRFIVDGDALIPPFSALAGIGDNAAKNIAAAKEQGEFLSIEDFQQKSKASKTVVELLGSMGCFRGLPESNQLSLF is encoded by the coding sequence ATGACCGCAGTTGGGGAGAAGAGACAACGGCTGGAGTTGTTAATGCAGCAAGCGGAAATGCCTGCTGGTTTGACCGATCCATATTTCCTAGACGGATGGATTGAGCAGGTGGAAGTAAGCCGAAGCAACCGGGAATGGAAGATTGCCATCGGCAAAGAATCACTCGTGCCTGCCCAGGCTTATCGTACTTTTTGTTTGCGTGTGAAGGAACGGCTGGAGCATATCGCGCAAATTTCGTTCGAGTTCCGATATGGGAAGGATGTATCCGCAGCTGATATCGTGTCGGAGTACTGGAAGCTCTTTATCGAGTGGGTGCAGCGGGAAGTGCCGTCCGCCAATGGCTGGATGGCCCGGGCGATTTGCGAGACTGAGGGCGATCTGGTGACGATTACGTTCAGCGATGCGATGGCCCTTGAACTGGCCAAAAAGAAAAATATCGATCGTTATATTGTATCTTTCTACGAAACGTATTTTATTTTGAAGCTTCGCGTAAAGCTGCAGACTGGGGAGAATAGTGCCGAAGCATTTGAAGAATTCCAGCAGCGTATCGTTGAGGAAGAGCGCGAAGTGATTCAGCAAATGATGGAGAGCATGGCAATGGAAGCTCCGCCCGAAGAGGACGAAGGCGAAGTCGTCAAGCTTCAGATCGGATACGATATCAAAGAGCAGCCGGTTCCGCTTCAGGAAATACAGGATGAGGAGAAGAAGATTACGATTCAGGGCGTGATTTTTGGATTGGATCGTAAGGAGCTGCGCAACGGGAACACATTGTTTATTTTCAATTTGACGGATTATACCGATTCATTGCAAATGAAGCTGTTCGCCAAAAATAAGGAAGATCTGAAAATCATGAACCAGCTGGCCAACGGCAAGTGGATCAGGGCCCGCGGCCGGGTGGAAATGGATCGCTTTATGCCTGTGCCGGAGCTGGTCATGATCCCTTCTGACGTAAATGAAGTGACCGCTCCGCCAAGCCGGAAGGACAACGCACCAGAGAAGCGCGTCGAGTTCCACCTGCATTCGACCATGAGCACGATGGATGCGGTAACTCCAATTGGCGAATATATCAAAACAGCGGCCAAATGGGGCCATAAGGCGATTGCCGTTACTGATCATGGCGGCATTCAAAGTTATCCGGAGGCTGTTAAAGCAGCAAGCAAGCATGGAATCAAAATGATTTACGGGCTAGAGGCGAACGTGGTCAATGATAATGTTGCCGTCGTCCTTCATCCGCGTCCGGATGACTTGAAGAGCGCTACATATATCGTATTCGATATCGAGACGACAGGCTTGTCGGTAACGCAGAACAAAATCATCGAAATTGCCGCGGTCAAAATGGTGGAAGGCAAGGAAGTCGACCGTTATGCTACGTTCGTAAATCCCCATGTGCGCATCCCTTACAATATTCAGCAATTGACGAATATTAACGATGACATGGTCAGGGATGCTCCGGACGTAGAACCTGTGCTGAAGAAATTTGTCGAATTTGTGGGCGATGCCATTCTGGTTGCCCATAACGCCAGATTCGATATCGATTTCGTGAATGCCAAGCTTAAGGAGCTCGGGCTGCCACCGCTGAACAATCCGGTGCTCGATACGCTGGAGCTGGCCCGGATGCTGTTTCCGACGATGAAGAATCACCGTCTCAACACGCTTGCCGCCAAATATAAGGTATCGCTCGAGAACCATCACCGAGCGATTGACGATACCTTAGCTCTGGGCGAAATACTAAACGGTCTCCTGGACGACGCGGTCAAGATTGAGGGATATAAAACGCTGGATCAGCTTAACGCGAAGGTAGGCAAGGATTTATCTAATGCGCGGCCGTTCCACTGCTGCATCTATGCACTTAATATGACCGGGAAGAAGAATTTGTACAAATTGGTCTCCATGTCCCACACGGAGTATTTCAAACGGGTTGCCTGCATTCCGAAGTCGAAGCTTGCCGAGATGAGGGAAGGTCTTCTGATTTTATCCGGCTGTGAGAAGGGCGAGTTCTTTGAGACAGTTCTGAATAAATCAGTAGAGGAAGCCGAGCAAGTGGCGGAATTTTATGATGTGCTGGAAATTCAGCCGCTCACGATGTACATGCATCTTGTTGAGAAGGGGCTGGTAGGGAGTGTTCAGGAGCTGGAGACGGCGCTGCGCAAAATTTGCGAAATCGGCTTCAAGCTTGGCAAACCGGTTGTGGCTACCGGCAACGTTCACTACCTAGATCCTCGCGACAAAATATACAGGGATATTACGATCCACGGCATTACGGGGTTTAGCCCGCTTAAGGATATCCGCAAGCCGGATGCTCATTTCCGGACGACCGAAGAAATGCTGGAGGAATTCCAATTTCTTGGAGAAGAGAAGGCATATGAGGTCGTGGTGAAAAATACGTCGGAGTTGGCCGATACTTTTGAAGACCTGGAGCTGTTCCCGGATAAGCTGTTCACTCCGATTCTTGAAGGGGCCGATGAGGAAATTCGCAATACTTGCTACGAGACCGCTAGATCGATTTATGGCGAGGATTTGCCGGAGGTTGTCGTTCAGCGTCTAGAAAAGGAACTGGAGCCGATCATTAAATACGGCTTCTCGGCCAACTACCTGATTTCCGAGCGGCTCGTTAAAAAATCGAACAGAGACGGTTACCTGGTGGGCTCCCGGGGTTCAGTCGGTTCCTCCGTAGTGGCAACGTTCCTCGGGATATCGGAGGTTAATCCGCTTCCAGCGCATTATATCTGTCTGAACCCAGAGTGTAAGTATAGCGAATGGTTCTTGGACGGAAGCGTGCCGAGCGGATTCGATCTTCCGGACAAGCCGTGTCCAAAATGCGGCGAAAAGTTGAAGGGCGAAGGCCAGGACATTCCTTTCGAGACGTTTCTCGGGTTTAAGGGGGACAAGGTTCCCGATATTGACTTGAACTTCTCGGGGGAATATCAGCCGCATGCCCACAACTATACGAAAGAGCTGTTTGGGGAGAAAAGCGTGTTCCGGGCTGGAACGATCGGCACGGTAGCTGAGAAAACGGCGTTCGGTTTCGCCAAGAAATATGAGGAAGAGCATCATAAGCAGTGGCGCGGCGCCGAGCTGAACCGGCTAGCAGCCGGATGTACGGGTGTGAAGCGAAGCACGGGCCAGCATCCCGGCGGGATCGTCGTCGTTCCGGATTATATCGAGGTCGAGGACATTACGCCGGTGCAATTTCCTGCGGATGATGTCAATGCCGAATGGAAGACGACGCATTTTGATTATCACGCCTTCGACGCGAACCTGCTGAAGCTCGATATTCTCGGACACGATGATCCGACGATGATGCGGATGCTCCAGGATTTGACCGGCGTCGATCCGACGACGATTCCGATGAATGATCCGAAGGTCATGAGCATGTTCAACTCTACCGAGGCGCTCGGGGTTACTCCGGAGCAAATTCGCACCCCTGTAGCGACGTATGGCGTTCCGGAGATGGGGACGAAGTTTGTGCGTCAGATGCTAATCGAATCGCAGCCATCTTCGTTTGCCGACCTTCTACAAATTTCGGGGTTGTCCCATGGTACGGGAGTATGGCTGGGCAACGCCCAGGAACTGATCAAGAATGGGACATGCAACATTAAGACGGTTATCGGTTGTCGGGACGATATCATGCTGTATCTGATCTACAAAGCTGGTATGGATGCTGGCTTGGCGTTTAAAATTACGGAGAGCGTACGTAAAGGGAAGGGTCTGACCCAAGAGTGGATTGATGAGATGAAGAGATGCAAAGTGCCGCAATGGTATATAGACTCCTGTCTTAAAATCCAATACATGTTCCCGAAGGCGCACGCTGCCGCATATGTTATTTCGGCGGTGCGAACCGCATACTTCAAGCTGTATCATCCGATAGAATACTATGCGACGTATTTCTCAGTGCGCGGTGAAGACTTCGACATTGAGCTATTTTGCCAAGGGTATGAAGCGATCTATCGCAAAATTGAAGAAATCGAGCAAAAGGGCTTCCAGGCGCTGCCGAAGGAACGGAACATGCTGCCGATCCTGGAAATGGCGCTGGAAATGACGGCCCGCGGCTTCCGCTTCAAGAGCATCGATCTTTACCGCTCCGACGCAACGCGCTTTATCGTAGACGGCGATGCCTTGATCCCTCCGTTTTCCGCGCTTGCGGGAATCGGCGATAATGCGGCCAAAAATATCGCCGCTGCGAAGGAGCAGGGGGAATTCCTGTCGATCGAGGATTTCCAGCAGAAATCCAAAGCATCAAAAACGGTGGTGGAGCTGCTCGGTTCGATGGGATGCTTCCGGGGGCTTCCCGAAAGCAACCAGCTTTCCCTGTTTTAA